In Shewanella sp. MR-4, the genomic stretch GTGTTAAAAACAAAAAAGCACAGCTGCGCTATCGCTAACTGTACTCTTTCAAACATGCATTATCAGTTAGTCCGCGGCGTTCAGTTTTTTCTCAAGCTCGTTAACTTGCGCCTGCAGAGCTTCTAACTTCTCGCGGGTTTTCAGTAGTACATGCTGCTGTACTTCAAATTCTTCACGGGAAACCAGATCTAACTTGAGCAATTGATTTTGCAGCACTTGCTTGCTGCGCTCTTCAAATTCACCGGCAAATTGCTTAAGACCGCTGGGCAAACTATCGCTCAGTTGCTTCGCCATTTCTTCGATTTTCTTTGGATTGATCATAATCTTGTCCGCCTCTTTGCTGAATGGATGAATTGTAACTCAGTACGTTAGCTTTCAAAAGTAAAGCCGCGGATTGGGCCGTGCTCATCGCCACGATTGCGCGCTTTGTCACGGCGGAGTAATAACGATTGCAAGGGGATTTGTTGGCCTTAAAACCTTAGCTTCTGCTATGATCCCATCCCCCTTCTGAAGACTTGTTTGGATATTGCGCGAAGATGAAACTCAATCCTGCCCAAAATGATGCTGTTCATTATGTTTCGGGTCCCTGCTTAGTGTTAGCGGGCGCGGGCAGTGGCAAAACACGCGTAATTATCAACAAGATTGCCTACCTAGTGCAAAAGTGTGGCTACAATGCGCGCAATATTGCGGCGGTAACCTTTACCAACAAAGCGGCGCGGGAGATGAAGGAGCGGGTTGCGCAGTCGATGGGGCGCAAAGAGGCTAGAGGGCTGTGGATTT encodes the following:
- the ubiK gene encoding ubiquinone biosynthesis accessory factor UbiK — its product is MINPKKIEEMAKQLSDSLPSGLKQFAGEFEERSKQVLQNQLLKLDLVSREEFEVQQHVLLKTREKLEALQAQVNELEKKLNAAD